From a single Halovulum dunhuangense genomic region:
- a CDS encoding M10 family metallopeptidase C-terminal domain-containing protein, with translation MSGIIQTGRVLFGDADNPLDGISDVEWIETGTGLYLAVASESHGAVSVFALDDATGPTLVARLNLSPTSGTFVLSDLVPAPLSTGMQLVTLGRYDDSYGVYSFGDDGALTPTGVPLSGPLVTGGHVGATHEINGRTLLYSANIGATGLEVFDVLQGGGLAHLQTFVDINARPIADVTALHPANLHGSDWLFAASAFDQGIGSMGLNWRGRPWFIERFHPQEDQGFARVTEIDSLQIGDRAFVVVAASQTDSLSVLRLSVHGRMKMVDHLIDTLATRFEDVQAMEAFQTADRSFVIAAGADDGVSLFELTWNGRLVHLETLADGFDTTLRNPSSLAVRVVGDTARVQVGSASEHGVTELILDLSRSGSEIWGGPVPDQLVGTPRDDVLWGLGRSDQLFGDEGDDRLIDGRGRDMLHGGLGEDTFVLIKDGRTDRIADFEPGIDRIDLSDFAYVNHMDDLLIASRLWGAVIFVDDERIRLHHPDAVPYDVTDLTADSFIFG, from the coding sequence TCGGGGATCATTCAGACGGGGCGTGTTCTATTCGGCGATGCCGACAACCCGCTCGACGGTATCAGCGATGTCGAATGGATCGAGACGGGAACCGGCCTCTATCTTGCCGTGGCATCCGAATCGCATGGCGCCGTCTCTGTCTTTGCGCTGGACGACGCCACCGGCCCGACACTTGTCGCGCGCCTGAACCTGTCGCCGACATCCGGCACATTCGTGCTTTCGGACCTGGTCCCGGCGCCGCTTTCGACTGGGATGCAGCTTGTCACGCTTGGGCGCTACGATGACAGCTACGGGGTTTACAGCTTCGGCGACGACGGTGCGCTGACCCCGACCGGTGTCCCGCTATCGGGGCCCCTCGTCACCGGCGGCCATGTGGGCGCGACCCACGAGATCAACGGCCGCACCCTGCTCTATTCCGCCAATATCGGCGCCACCGGGCTGGAAGTATTCGACGTGTTGCAGGGCGGCGGCCTTGCGCATCTTCAAACCTTCGTCGATATCAACGCGCGGCCCATAGCGGACGTCACGGCGCTGCATCCTGCCAATCTCCATGGCTCCGACTGGCTCTTCGCCGCAAGCGCGTTCGATCAGGGGATCGGATCCATGGGCCTGAACTGGCGCGGCAGGCCCTGGTTCATAGAGCGGTTCCACCCGCAGGAAGACCAGGGCTTCGCCCGTGTGACCGAGATCGACAGCCTTCAGATCGGCGACCGGGCCTTCGTGGTCGTGGCGGCCTCGCAGACGGACTCTCTCTCGGTGCTCCGGCTCTCCGTGCATGGCCGGATGAAGATGGTGGACCACCTGATCGACACCCTTGCCACACGGTTCGAGGACGTTCAGGCGATGGAGGCCTTCCAGACCGCGGATCGGTCCTTCGTGATCGCGGCCGGGGCCGATGACGGCGTTTCCCTGTTCGAGCTGACCTGGAACGGCCGCCTCGTCCATCTCGAGACGCTGGCGGACGGGTTCGACACGACCCTGCGCAACCCTTCATCGCTGGCCGTGAGGGTGGTCGGCGACACGGCCCGGGTCCAGGTCGGCTCTGCCTCGGAACATGGCGTGACGGAACTGATACTCGATCTCTCGCGCAGCGGCTCGGAGATATGGGGTGGCCCGGTGCCAGACCAGCTTGTGGGAACGCCCCGCGATGACGTGCTCTGGGGTCTTGGCCGCTCGGACCAGCTGTTCGGCGACGAGGGCGACGACCGCCTGATCGACGGCCGCGGCCGCGACATGCTTCACGGTGGTCTCGGCGAGGACACCTTCGTATTGATCAAGGATGGCAGGACCGACCGCATCGCCGATTTCGAGCCGGGGATCGACAGGATAGACCTGAGCGACTTTGCCTATGTGAACCACATGGACGACCTGCTGATCGCCAGTCGGCTCTGGGGCGCCGTGATCTTCGTCGACGACGAGCGGATCCGCCTGCACCACCCCGACGCCGTTCCCTACGATGTCACGGATCTGACCGCGGACAGTTTCATCTTCGGCTGA
- a CDS encoding GAF domain-containing protein: MSDCLVAIRNCLEGFVPAILATCDADGLPNVSLISQVHFVDAERVALSYQFFNKTRRNILATRAASVAVVDPVTCAQYRLDLDYEETLTHGPVFEAMKARLAGIASHSGMAGVFQLLGSDIFRVRTIETIDGPALGAPPPRQDLLALRRVADRLAGKDDLEHLLDAALEAIAGEFGIAHALILMCEPRADRLYTVASRGYAAPGIGSEVAFGDGVIGVAAREGVPIRISNMAAEYDYGNAIRQSAQRSGHAWFAGAEIPFPGLAAPQSQLALPIACRGNVLGVLFVESREAMRFSFADEDALALVGAHLGALIAAMPRDEAPAQAGLDMQEIDATRVVPVRRHVADDSVFFGHDYIIKGVAGAILWRVLSEHVESGRQEFTNRELRLYLARRLPDHAENLEARLVLLRRRLEERGDGIRIERCGRGRFRLAADCRFELEEIGGAAVQSAN; the protein is encoded by the coding sequence ATGAGCGACTGCCTGGTCGCGATCCGCAACTGCCTCGAAGGATTCGTGCCGGCGATCCTGGCCACCTGCGATGCCGACGGATTGCCCAACGTGTCCCTGATAAGCCAGGTGCATTTCGTCGATGCCGAGCGCGTGGCGCTGTCCTACCAGTTCTTCAACAAGACCCGGCGCAACATCCTCGCCACCCGGGCCGCGTCGGTCGCCGTGGTCGATCCGGTGACCTGCGCACAATACCGGCTCGATCTGGACTACGAAGAGACCCTGACCCACGGGCCGGTCTTCGAGGCGATGAAGGCCCGCCTTGCCGGGATCGCCTCGCACAGCGGCATGGCAGGCGTGTTCCAGCTGCTGGGTTCCGATATCTTCCGGGTGCGTACGATCGAGACGATCGACGGGCCGGCGCTGGGCGCGCCGCCGCCGCGCCAGGACCTGCTGGCATTGCGGCGCGTCGCGGATCGGCTGGCTGGCAAGGACGATCTGGAGCATCTCCTCGACGCGGCACTCGAGGCCATCGCGGGGGAATTCGGCATCGCCCACGCCCTGATCCTGATGTGCGAACCGCGGGCCGACCGGCTCTATACCGTGGCGTCGCGGGGATACGCCGCCCCGGGCATCGGCTCGGAGGTGGCGTTCGGGGACGGCGTGATCGGCGTCGCCGCTCGCGAGGGTGTCCCGATCCGCATAAGCAACATGGCCGCCGAATACGACTACGGCAACGCGATCCGCCAGAGCGCGCAGCGGTCCGGCCATGCCTGGTTCGCCGGTGCCGAAATCCCCTTTCCCGGCCTTGCCGCACCCCAAAGCCAGCTCGCCCTGCCGATCGCCTGTCGTGGAAACGTGCTGGGCGTGCTGTTCGTCGAAAGCCGCGAGGCGATGCGATTCTCGTTTGCCGACGAGGATGCGCTGGCGCTCGTCGGCGCCCATCTCGGGGCACTGATCGCGGCCATGCCGCGGGACGAAGCGCCGGCACAGGCCGGTCTCGACATGCAGGAAATCGACGCGACACGGGTGGTCCCTGTCCGCCGTCATGTCGCAGACGACAGCGTCTTCTTCGGCCACGACTACATCATAAAGGGCGTTGCCGGCGCGATCCTCTGGCGTGTCCTGAGCGAGCATGTCGAAAGCGGGCGCCAAGAATTCACCAACCGCGAGCTCAGGCTCTACCTTGCCCGCCGCCTGCCCGACCACGCCGAGAACCTGGAGGCGCGGCTTGTGCTGCTGCGCCGCCGGCTTGAGGAACGCGGCGACGGCATCCGCATCGAACGCTGCGGGCGTGGTCGGTTCCGGCTGGCCGCGGATTGCCGATTCGAGCTGGAAGAGATCGGCGGCGCCGCGGTCCAGTCCGCCAATTAA
- a CDS encoding thiamine pyrophosphate-dependent dehydrogenase E1 component subunit alpha, translated as MNTEWMIEALERMMLIRAHEETAAALQQAGRAPGSCTAIGGEASAVGVVWALGEDDEILTNHRSAGHLLARGADPNRLLAEIMGRQDGYCGGKSGPLHVSASELGVVLTSTIVGGELALATGVALSRRMAGREGVVACFFGDGAACQGRFHESVNLAAVWGLPVLYVCENNHWQAFVHRDETMLVDSIAARAPGYGIEGARVDGTDVIAVHEAARHAIARIAETGRPYLLETVTYRLRGHFEPDDMAYVDPQEHASWAARDPIDLLRNRLVGSGALDRATLDGIEARVARRISMAEAFASASPFPAPEALTTHVYA; from the coding sequence ATGAACACGGAATGGATGATCGAGGCGCTGGAGCGGATGATGCTGATCCGGGCCCACGAGGAGACGGCGGCCGCGTTGCAGCAAGCGGGCCGCGCGCCCGGCAGCTGCACTGCGATAGGCGGGGAGGCGTCGGCGGTGGGCGTGGTATGGGCGCTGGGCGAGGACGACGAGATCCTCACCAACCACCGCAGCGCTGGACACCTGCTGGCCCGCGGGGCCGATCCGAACCGGCTGCTGGCCGAGATCATGGGCCGTCAGGATGGCTACTGCGGCGGCAAGAGCGGCCCGCTGCACGTCTCGGCGAGCGAGTTGGGCGTGGTGCTGACCTCGACCATCGTCGGCGGCGAACTGGCGTTGGCGACCGGCGTCGCGCTGAGCCGGCGGATGGCCGGGCGCGAGGGGGTCGTGGCCTGCTTCTTCGGCGACGGGGCAGCCTGCCAGGGCCGGTTTCACGAGTCGGTCAATCTGGCGGCGGTCTGGGGCCTGCCGGTGCTTTATGTCTGCGAGAACAACCACTGGCAGGCCTTTGTGCACCGCGACGAGACGATGCTGGTGGACAGCATCGCCGCCCGGGCGCCCGGCTACGGGATCGAAGGCGCCCGCGTCGATGGCACTGACGTGATCGCCGTGCATGAGGCCGCCCGCCACGCCATCGCCCGCATCGCCGAGACCGGCCGCCCCTATCTGCTGGAGACCGTGACCTACCGCCTGCGCGGCCATTTCGAGCCGGACGACATGGCCTATGTCGATCCGCAGGAGCATGCCAGCTGGGCCGCCCGCGATCCCATCGACCTGCTGCGCAACCGGTTGGTCGGATCCGGCGCCCTGGACCGCGCAACGCTGGACGGCATCGAGGCGCGCGTCGCCAGGCGCATCAGCATGGCCGAGGCCTTTGCTTCGGCCAGTCCCTTCCCGGCGCCCGAGGCGCTGACGACCCATGTTTATGCCTGA
- a CDS encoding alpha-ketoacid dehydrogenase subunit beta — protein sequence MTMMTMMTMMDAIDAAIAAEMRTDPSVLVFGEGVATKRTALRDEFGAARVRNTPLAEGIIAGTAAGAAATGLRPIVDLLFAPFLCYAMDEIVNAAGKLRYLSGGQFSFPMVVLAHTGGGWGVGGQHNHNLEAWFAHAPGLKVAMPSTPADAWGLMRAAIRDDNPVLIFTDMALAYAPGELGETAVPIGQARVAREGSDVTLIGYGKTVPACLEAAAELARASIAAEVLDLRSLKPLDEAAILRSVRKTGRVVIAHEASRTCGIGAEVAAMVADAAFASLRAPVRRLTGPDAPVAACFPLEAAYSPAPAAIAAAARDLMGDHVPRDLALAV from the coding sequence ATGACCATGATGACCATGATGACCATGATGGACGCCATCGATGCCGCCATTGCCGCCGAGATGCGCACCGACCCTTCGGTGCTTGTCTTTGGCGAAGGCGTCGCCACCAAGCGAACGGCCCTGCGCGACGAATTCGGCGCCGCGCGCGTTCGCAACACCCCGCTCGCCGAAGGGATTATCGCCGGCACTGCGGCCGGCGCCGCGGCGACCGGGCTTCGGCCCATCGTCGATCTGCTCTTCGCGCCCTTCCTCTGCTACGCCATGGACGAGATCGTCAACGCCGCGGGCAAGCTGCGCTACCTCTCGGGTGGGCAGTTTTCCTTCCCGATGGTCGTTCTCGCCCACACCGGCGGCGGCTGGGGCGTGGGCGGGCAGCACAACCACAACCTGGAGGCGTGGTTCGCCCATGCGCCCGGGCTCAAGGTGGCGATGCCCTCCACCCCGGCTGACGCCTGGGGGCTGATGCGCGCGGCGATCCGCGACGACAACCCGGTGCTGATCTTTACCGACATGGCACTGGCTTATGCGCCTGGCGAACTGGGCGAGACAGCGGTGCCGATCGGGCAGGCGCGCGTTGCGCGCGAGGGAAGCGACGTCACGCTGATCGGCTACGGGAAGACCGTGCCGGCCTGTCTTGAGGCCGCGGCAGAACTTGCCCGCGCAAGCATCGCCGCAGAGGTGCTGGACCTGCGCAGCCTGAAGCCCCTAGACGAGGCGGCGATCCTGCGTTCGGTGCGCAAGACCGGTCGAGTGGTGATTGCACATGAAGCAAGCCGAACCTGCGGCATCGGGGCAGAGGTTGCGGCAATGGTGGCGGATGCGGCCTTCGCCTCCCTGCGCGCCCCGGTGCGGCGCCTGACCGGACCCGACGCGCCAGTCGCCGCCTGCTTCCCGCTGGAGGCCGCCTACAGTCCGGCACCGGCTGCCATTGCCGCCGCGGCCCGCGACCTTATGGGCGACCATGTCCCGAGGGATCTTGCCCTGGCGGTATGA
- a CDS encoding ArsR/SmtB family transcription factor, with the protein MQDILSAICDPTRRAALALLWGGGEHCVCELMVRLDASQSRMSRHMKVLREAGLVLDRRDAQWVRYRRNPDLAPEFAAAIDAVLAAERVPERKVA; encoded by the coding sequence ATGCAGGATATATTGTCCGCCATCTGCGACCCGACCCGGCGCGCCGCCCTTGCACTTCTTTGGGGTGGGGGCGAGCATTGCGTCTGCGAACTGATGGTTCGGCTTGACGCGAGCCAGAGCCGGATGTCGCGGCACATGAAGGTGCTGCGCGAGGCCGGTCTCGTGCTCGACCGGCGCGACGCGCAATGGGTGCGCTATCGCAGGAACCCGGATCTCGCGCCGGAATTCGCGGCGGCCATCGACGCGGTGCTTGCCGCCGAACGTGTTCCTGAAAGGAAAGTCGCGTGA
- a CDS encoding permease, which produces MTAVPHDPVLHREAPDWLWYVGVTVAGAVLYLLYGRLVPISELVTAMLPVARDSHTGEAIAFFVHDVPKVLLLTGIVFVTGFLRSWFSPEKSGAILAGKSQIWGYPLASLLGVQTPFCSCFSMPLFIGFVSAGIPPGVTFSFLIAGPIVGPVGLGLLYGLVGGQIATIYLVFGFTIATVAGFILGRMGLERNRQDRVRELNAGPVGDPPEERLKIGAAQVLKLRLIAIFIAVASAGILATAFPFNFLP; this is translated from the coding sequence GTGACCGCCGTGCCCCATGATCCCGTCCTGCATCGCGAAGCGCCCGACTGGCTTTGGTATGTGGGCGTAACCGTCGCGGGCGCGGTCCTGTATCTTCTCTACGGCCGGCTGGTCCCGATCTCGGAATTGGTCACGGCGATGCTGCCCGTGGCGCGCGACAGCCACACCGGCGAGGCCATCGCCTTTTTCGTCCATGACGTGCCGAAGGTGCTGCTGCTGACGGGCATCGTCTTTGTCACCGGGTTCCTGCGCAGCTGGTTCAGCCCGGAAAAGAGCGGCGCGATCCTGGCTGGCAAGAGCCAGATCTGGGGCTACCCGCTTGCCTCGCTGCTCGGCGTGCAGACGCCGTTCTGTTCCTGCTTCTCGATGCCGCTCTTCATCGGCTTCGTCTCGGCGGGTATCCCGCCGGGTGTCACGTTTTCCTTCCTGATCGCGGGCCCGATTGTGGGGCCGGTGGGCCTGGGCCTGCTCTACGGACTCGTCGGCGGGCAGATCGCGACGATCTACCTGGTCTTCGGCTTCACCATCGCCACCGTCGCGGGCTTCATCCTCGGCCGCATGGGGCTGGAGCGCAACCGGCAGGACCGGGTGCGCGAGTTGAACGCCGGTCCCGTGGGCGATCCGCCCGAAGAGCGGCTGAAGATCGGCGCCGCGCAGGTGCTGAAACTCCGCCTGATCGCGATCTTCATCGCGGTCGCGTCGGCCGGGATCCTCGCCACCGCC